A region of Lichenibacterium dinghuense DNA encodes the following proteins:
- the recF gene encoding DNA replication/repair protein RecF (All proteins in this family for which functions are known are DNA-binding proteins that assist the filamentation of RecA onto DNA for the initiation of recombination or recombinational repair.) translates to MTTDRRPRVRRLVLGDYRSYPALDLKLGGAPVVLAGHNGAGKTNLLEALSFFTPGRGFRRAELAECARDAGNGGWAASVHVEDAGQAVEAVQLGTGLEPPDGVTSAARRCRIDRAAVPSAKGFADHLRVVWLTPAMDGLFAGPSSERRRFLDRIVLTVDSEHGTRVSALERALRNRNRVLDEGRQSGRLDAAWAEAAEREVASLGVAVAAARHETVTRLAALIAVHRDPASPFPWADVSVVGGVEALVANHPALDAEDRYRAMLRETRARDAAAGRTSIGPHLSDLAVRHGPKDAEAARSSTGEQKALLVGLVLASARLVAAMSGIAPLVLLDEIAAHFDPLRREALYAELQALGGHVFMTGADPALFAELRDAERFEVVPGAVRPAG, encoded by the coding sequence GTGACCACGGACCGCCGCCCGCGGGTCCGGCGGCTGGTGCTCGGCGACTACCGCTCCTACCCGGCGCTCGACCTCAAGCTCGGCGGCGCCCCGGTGGTGCTAGCCGGGCACAACGGCGCGGGCAAGACCAACCTGCTCGAAGCGCTGTCGTTCTTCACGCCCGGCCGGGGCTTCCGCCGCGCCGAGCTGGCCGAATGCGCGCGCGACGCGGGCAACGGCGGCTGGGCCGCGTCGGTGCACGTCGAGGACGCCGGCCAGGCCGTCGAGGCCGTGCAGCTCGGCACCGGGCTGGAGCCGCCGGACGGCGTCACCTCCGCGGCGCGGCGCTGCCGCATCGACCGCGCCGCCGTGCCTTCCGCCAAGGGCTTCGCCGACCACCTGCGCGTGGTGTGGCTGACGCCCGCCATGGACGGGCTCTTCGCCGGGCCGTCGTCCGAGCGGCGCCGCTTCCTCGACCGCATCGTGCTGACGGTGGACAGCGAGCACGGCACCCGCGTGTCCGCGCTGGAGCGCGCGCTGCGCAACCGCAACCGCGTGCTGGACGAGGGCCGCCAGTCGGGCCGGCTCGACGCCGCCTGGGCCGAGGCCGCCGAGCGCGAGGTGGCGTCGCTCGGCGTGGCCGTGGCGGCGGCGCGCCACGAGACGGTGACGCGGCTCGCCGCGCTGATCGCCGTGCACCGCGACCCCGCCTCGCCCTTCCCTTGGGCCGACGTGTCGGTGGTGGGCGGCGTCGAGGCGCTGGTGGCCAACCACCCGGCGCTCGACGCCGAGGACCGCTACCGCGCGATGCTGCGCGAGACCCGCGCGCGAGACGCCGCGGCCGGCCGTACCTCGATCGGCCCGCACCTCAGCGACCTCGCGGTGCGCCACGGCCCGAAGGACGCGGAAGCGGCGCGCTCCTCGACCGGCGAGCAGAAGGCGCTGCTGGTGGGCCTGGTGCTGGCCTCGGCGCGGCTCGTCGCGGCGATGAGCGGCATCGCGCCCCTCGTGCTGCTCGACGAGATCGCGGCGCATTTCGATCCCCTGCGGCGGGAAGCGCTCTACGCCGAGCTCCAGGCGCTCGGCGGCCACGTCTTCATGACGGGCGCCGACCCGGCGCTCTTCGCCGAGCTGCGCGACGCGGAGCGCTTCGAGGTCGTGCCGGGGGCGGTGCGGCCGGCGGGGTGA
- a CDS encoding arylesterase — protein sequence MNHHRPSKLRARRLHPYGLVRRLCQSATASLLVASAAPAFAATTIAAFGDSLSAGYQLPADAAFPAVLEAALRRDGYDVTVSNAAVSGDTTQGGLERLDWSVPDGTDLAIVELGANDMLRGVDTAVTAKNLGDIVAGLQKRHIKVLLAGMYAATELDGGYRERFAAIYPSLARRDGVPLYPFFLAGIIGHPELHLPDGLHPNAAGVKVIVDNILPTVEETLRGMGVKPSGVKG from the coding sequence TTGAACCATCACAGACCCTCGAAGCTCCGCGCCCGGCGGCTCCACCCATATGGGCTCGTCCGCCGGCTCTGTCAGTCGGCCACGGCCAGCCTGTTGGTCGCATCGGCGGCGCCGGCCTTCGCGGCGACGACGATCGCGGCCTTCGGCGACAGCCTGTCGGCCGGCTACCAGCTCCCCGCCGACGCGGCCTTCCCGGCCGTGCTGGAGGCCGCCCTGCGCCGCGACGGCTACGACGTGACGGTCAGCAACGCGGCCGTGTCGGGCGACACCACGCAGGGCGGGCTCGAGCGGCTCGACTGGTCGGTGCCGGACGGGACCGACCTCGCGATCGTGGAGCTCGGCGCCAACGACATGCTGCGCGGCGTCGACACCGCCGTGACGGCCAAGAACCTCGGCGACATCGTCGCGGGCCTGCAGAAGCGGCACATCAAGGTGCTGCTGGCCGGCATGTATGCCGCGACCGAGCTCGACGGGGGCTACCGCGAGCGCTTCGCCGCCATCTACCCGTCGCTCGCCAGGCGGGACGGCGTGCCGCTCTACCCGTTCTTCCTCGCGGGGATCATCGGCCACCCCGAGCTGCACCTGCCCGACGGCCTCCACCCCAACGCCGCGGGCGTGAAGGTGATCGTCGACAACATCCTGCCGACCGTCGAGGAAACGCTGCGGGGCATGGGCGTGAAGCCTTCGGGGGTGAAGGGGTGA
- a CDS encoding ABC transporter ATP-binding protein, whose product MVQAAISLDGVHVSLGRAAARVHILKGIDLAVAKGEAVGLTGPSGSGKSTLLSVLAGLERPERGAVTVDGTRIDGLDEDRLARFRGRHIGIVFQSFHLIPTMTALENVAVPLELAGRADAFSRAAAELTGVGLGERLGHYPSQLSGGEQQRVALARALAPDPAILVADEPTGNLDESTGRAIMDLIFATKRERGATLVLVTHDPGLAARCDRTVRIRSGVVESDTARAAAGAAA is encoded by the coding sequence ATGGTTCAAGCTGCGATCTCGCTCGACGGCGTCCACGTGAGTCTGGGGCGTGCGGCGGCGCGAGTCCATATCCTGAAGGGGATCGACCTCGCCGTCGCCAAGGGCGAGGCGGTGGGGCTCACCGGCCCGTCCGGCTCCGGCAAGTCGACGCTGCTGAGCGTGCTGGCCGGGCTGGAGCGGCCGGAGCGCGGCGCCGTCACGGTGGACGGCACCCGCATCGACGGGCTCGACGAGGATCGGCTCGCGCGCTTCCGCGGCCGCCACATCGGCATCGTGTTCCAGAGCTTCCACCTCATCCCCACCATGACGGCGCTGGAGAACGTCGCCGTGCCGCTGGAGCTGGCCGGCCGCGCCGACGCCTTCTCGCGCGCCGCGGCGGAGCTGACGGGCGTCGGCCTCGGCGAGCGGCTCGGGCACTACCCGTCGCAGCTGTCGGGCGGCGAGCAGCAGCGCGTGGCGCTGGCCCGCGCGCTCGCGCCCGACCCCGCCATCCTCGTGGCCGACGAGCCCACCGGCAACCTCGACGAGTCGACGGGCCGCGCCATCATGGACCTGATCTTCGCGACGAAGCGCGAGCGCGGCGCGACCCTGGTGCTGGTCACCCACGACCCCGGCCTCGCGGCGCGCTGCGACCGCACCGTGCGGATCCGCTCGGGCGTGGTCGAGTCCGACACCGCCCGGGCTGCGGCCGGAGCCGCCGCTTGA
- a CDS encoding ABC transporter permease, producing MSARAEAAAAARRGGPAGPRGPIALRLAWRDLRGGLGGYWIFLVCIALGVAAIAGVGSVAGSLSAGLGREGRTMLGGDAAFSTVSQPLTAPERGWLEARGRLSQVVTLRSMARAGDQASLVDVKAVDAAYPTAGRVDLDPPGPLDAALAPRDGRPGLAADAALADRLGVEVGDAVKIGAGDFTLRAVIRSEPDRLAGGIAFAPGVLMDRAGLDATGLIQPGSLAKFTARLDIGGPADDAALSRLVADARAAFPEAGWEIKTRNNVSPEFDRNLGRFTQFLTLIGLTALVVGGVGVANAVKAAMERKRASLAVLKALGAPGGSVFAMGLAQVMLVALFGVLAGVAVGAALPYAAVAGFGALIPLPMVAGIHPGALALGALYGFLTALVFSLPTLGRVHDVPVSALFRDAVEPDPGRLRPAYLAALLLAAAALAGCAILFSEDHRLAAYDVGATLAVFALLRLVAFGFMAAARALPRPRSVPLRLALGNIHRPGALTGAVVLSLGLGLTLLVTLALIDSNIQRQITEARPGVTPSFFFADVPNREAPDFLAFVRRDAPAAVLEDVPILRGRITAVDGVPADKVHARQGANWVLEGDRGITFATEPPKGSRVVEGAWWPKDYAGPPLVSFDRELADGIGLKLGQSVTVNVLGRPVTAKVANLRKVDWQNLGINFVMVFSPDAFRGAPYMVLATAGFPTDDPARDARLARDIARDYPAVTTVRVRDVLVAVNDFVGKLGTATRAASAVTILSSVLVLSGALAAGRRARVYDAVMLKVLGATRRRLLLAFVLEYGMLGLGTALFGVLAGTVAAWGVVSRVMGFDFAFAWAPAVEAAAAALVVTVGLGLLGTWRILGQKPASYLREL from the coding sequence TTGAGCGCGCGGGCGGAGGCCGCCGCGGCCGCGCGCCGGGGCGGCCCGGCCGGGCCGCGCGGCCCCATCGCGCTGCGCCTCGCCTGGCGCGACCTGCGCGGCGGCCTCGGTGGCTACTGGATCTTTCTCGTGTGCATCGCGCTCGGCGTCGCCGCCATCGCGGGGGTGGGCTCGGTGGCGGGCAGCCTGTCGGCCGGGCTCGGCCGCGAGGGCCGCACGATGCTGGGCGGCGACGCCGCCTTCTCCACCGTGTCGCAGCCGCTGACCGCGCCCGAGCGCGGCTGGCTCGAAGCGCGCGGGCGGCTCAGCCAGGTCGTCACCCTGCGCTCCATGGCGCGGGCCGGGGATCAGGCGAGCCTCGTCGACGTCAAGGCGGTCGACGCCGCCTATCCGACGGCGGGCCGCGTCGACCTCGACCCGCCGGGCCCGCTCGACGCCGCCCTCGCCCCGCGGGACGGCCGCCCCGGCCTCGCCGCCGACGCCGCGCTGGCGGACCGGCTCGGCGTCGAGGTCGGCGACGCGGTGAAGATCGGCGCGGGCGACTTCACCCTGCGCGCGGTCATCCGCTCGGAGCCCGACCGGCTCGCCGGCGGCATCGCCTTCGCGCCCGGCGTGCTGATGGACCGGGCGGGGCTCGACGCGACGGGGCTGATCCAGCCGGGCAGCCTCGCCAAGTTCACGGCGCGGCTCGACATCGGCGGCCCCGCCGACGACGCCGCCCTGTCGCGCCTCGTGGCGGACGCGCGCGCGGCCTTCCCCGAGGCCGGCTGGGAGATCAAGACGCGCAACAACGTGTCCCCCGAGTTCGACCGCAACCTCGGCCGCTTCACCCAGTTCCTGACCCTCATCGGCCTCACCGCGCTGGTGGTCGGCGGCGTCGGCGTCGCCAACGCCGTGAAGGCCGCGATGGAGCGCAAGCGCGCGAGCCTCGCCGTCCTGAAGGCGCTCGGCGCGCCGGGCGGCTCCGTCTTCGCCATGGGCCTCGCCCAGGTGATGCTGGTGGCCCTGTTCGGCGTGCTGGCCGGCGTCGCGGTCGGGGCCGCGCTGCCCTACGCCGCGGTGGCGGGCTTCGGCGCGCTGATCCCGCTGCCGATGGTGGCGGGAATCCACCCCGGCGCGCTGGCCTTGGGCGCGCTCTACGGCTTCCTCACCGCGCTGGTGTTCTCGCTGCCGACGCTCGGCCGCGTGCACGACGTGCCGGTGTCGGCGCTGTTCCGCGACGCGGTCGAGCCCGACCCCGGCCGGCTGCGCCCCGCCTACCTCGCCGCGCTCCTGCTCGCCGCGGCGGCGCTGGCGGGCTGCGCGATCCTGTTCTCGGAGGACCACCGGCTCGCCGCCTACGACGTCGGGGCGACGCTCGCGGTCTTCGCGCTGCTGCGCCTCGTCGCCTTCGGCTTCATGGCCGCGGCCCGCGCCCTGCCGCGGCCCCGCAGCGTCCCGCTGCGCCTCGCGCTCGGCAACATCCACCGGCCGGGCGCGCTCACCGGCGCCGTGGTGCTGTCGCTCGGCCTCGGCCTGACGCTCCTGGTCACGCTGGCGCTGATCGACAGCAACATCCAGCGCCAGATCACCGAGGCGCGGCCCGGCGTCACCCCGTCGTTCTTCTTCGCCGACGTGCCGAACCGCGAGGCCCCGGACTTCCTGGCCTTCGTCAGGAGGGACGCGCCCGCGGCGGTGCTGGAAGACGTGCCGATCCTGCGCGGCCGCATCACCGCGGTGGACGGCGTGCCGGCCGACAAGGTCCACGCCAGGCAGGGCGCCAACTGGGTGCTGGAGGGCGATCGCGGCATCACCTTCGCGACCGAGCCGCCGAAGGGCAGCCGCGTGGTCGAGGGCGCGTGGTGGCCGAAGGACTATGCGGGGCCGCCCCTCGTGTCCTTCGACCGCGAGCTCGCCGACGGCATCGGCCTCAAGCTCGGGCAGAGCGTCACCGTCAACGTGCTCGGCCGGCCCGTCACGGCCAAGGTGGCGAACCTGCGCAAGGTGGATTGGCAGAACCTCGGCATCAACTTCGTGATGGTGTTCTCGCCCGACGCCTTCCGCGGCGCGCCCTACATGGTGCTCGCCACCGCGGGCTTCCCGACCGACGATCCCGCGCGCGACGCGCGGCTCGCCCGCGACATCGCGCGCGACTACCCCGCCGTCACCACCGTGCGGGTGCGCGACGTGCTGGTGGCCGTGAACGACTTCGTGGGCAAGCTCGGCACGGCCACGCGCGCGGCCTCGGCCGTGACGATCCTGTCCTCCGTGCTGGTGCTGTCCGGCGCGCTGGCGGCGGGGCGGCGGGCGCGGGTCTACGACGCCGTGATGCTGAAGGTGCTGGGCGCCACGCGGCGGCGGCTGCTGCTCGCCTTCGTGCTCGAATACGGCATGCTCGGGCTCGGCACGGCGCTGTTCGGCGTTCTGGCCGGGACAGTGGCGGCCTGGGGCGTGGTGAGCCGCGTGATGGGCTTCGACTTCGCCTTCGCCTGGGCGCCGGCCGTCGAGGCCGCGGCGGCGGCGCTGGTCGTCACAGTGGGCCTGGGGCTGCTCGGCACCTGGCGCATCCTCGGGCAGAAGCCGGCGAGCTACCTGCGCGAGCTGTGA
- a CDS encoding aspartate/glutamate racemase family protein, with translation MTSPVRPLPQKTIGVLGGMSDAATADYYRLINARLNAHHGGWDNAEVIVVSVNFGNIQHFVRNGLWDEARAYLAEKVDRLEGARVDVVVCATNTMHRVVAPIMAERSTPFIHIVDPTGAAIRAAGLRRVALLGTAPTMCSAEMARRYAEKFGVEVMAPAEADIAAVDRIIFDELVRSDIRPSSRAEYLRVIDALRAAGAEGVILGCTEICLLIGQGDLPGFPVFDTTALHVEAAVDYALGRMPAA, from the coding sequence ATGACCTCGCCCGTCCGTCCCCTGCCGCAGAAGACCATCGGCGTGCTCGGCGGCATGAGCGACGCCGCGACCGCCGACTATTACCGCCTCATCAACGCGCGGCTGAACGCTCACCACGGCGGCTGGGACAATGCCGAGGTGATCGTCGTCTCGGTCAACTTCGGCAACATCCAGCATTTCGTCCGCAACGGCCTGTGGGACGAGGCGCGCGCCTACCTGGCCGAGAAGGTCGACCGGCTGGAGGGGGCGCGCGTCGACGTGGTGGTCTGCGCCACCAACACCATGCACCGCGTGGTGGCGCCCATCATGGCCGAGCGCTCCACGCCCTTCATCCACATCGTCGACCCGACCGGCGCGGCGATTCGCGCCGCGGGCCTGCGCCGCGTGGCCCTGCTCGGCACCGCGCCCACCATGTGCTCGGCCGAGATGGCGCGGCGCTACGCGGAGAAGTTCGGCGTCGAGGTGATGGCGCCGGCGGAGGCCGACATCGCCGCCGTGGACCGCATCATCTTCGACGAGCTCGTGCGGAGCGACATCCGCCCTTCGTCGCGCGCCGAATACCTGCGCGTGATCGACGCGCTCAGGGCCGCGGGCGCCGAGGGCGTGATCCTCGGCTGCACGGAGATCTGCCTCCTGATCGGCCAGGGCGACCTGCCGGGCTTCCCCGTCTTCGACACGACGGCTCTGCACGTCGAGGCGGCGGTGGACTACGCGCTCGGGCGCATGCCCGCCGCCTGA
- the prmC gene encoding peptide chain release factor N(5)-glutamine methyltransferase — translation MTTLTAALRAATRALASAGVPDPEVDARILLLAAAGLDRLALILDPGRALPRDATERLDGFVARRAAREPVSRILGRRDFWGLTLRVTPDVLDPRPDTETVVAAVLDALGPRRGEPLRLLDLGTGSGAILCALLSELPRASGWAVDRSAAACAVARGNLDACGLAPRSLVVQGDWAVALAGGFDTVVSNPPYIESAIIPELDRDVREHDPLAALDGGADGLDCYRVLAADLPRLLAKGGVACFEVGRGQDGDVAGLMRAAGLADVATRADLGGVERAVLGRQAAGMRPSA, via the coding sequence ATGACCACCCTCACCGCCGCGCTCCGCGCCGCCACCCGCGCCCTCGCGTCGGCCGGTGTGCCCGACCCCGAGGTCGACGCGCGCATCCTGCTGCTCGCCGCGGCCGGGCTCGACCGGCTCGCCCTGATCCTCGACCCCGGCCGAGCCCTGCCCCGCGACGCCACGGAGCGCCTCGACGGCTTCGTCGCGCGCCGCGCGGCGCGCGAGCCCGTGTCGCGCATCCTTGGACGGCGCGACTTCTGGGGCCTGACGCTGCGCGTCACCCCCGACGTGCTCGACCCCCGCCCCGACACGGAGACGGTCGTGGCCGCCGTGCTCGACGCGCTCGGCCCCCGCCGCGGCGAGCCGCTGCGCCTGCTCGACCTCGGCACCGGCTCGGGCGCGATCCTGTGCGCCCTGCTGAGCGAACTGCCGCGCGCCTCCGGCTGGGCCGTCGACCGCTCCGCCGCCGCCTGCGCCGTGGCGCGGGGCAACCTCGACGCCTGCGGGCTCGCGCCGCGCAGCCTCGTCGTCCAGGGCGACTGGGCCGTGGCGCTCGCCGGCGGGTTCGACACCGTCGTGTCGAACCCGCCCTACATCGAGAGCGCCATCATCCCGGAACTCGACCGCGACGTGCGCGAGCACGATCCGCTCGCGGCGCTCGACGGGGGCGCCGACGGGCTCGACTGCTACCGCGTCCTCGCCGCGGACCTGCCGCGCCTGCTGGCGAAGGGCGGCGTCGCCTGCTTCGAGGTCGGCCGGGGGCAGGACGGGGATGTGGCCGGGTTGATGCGCGCGGCCGGGCTGGCCGATGTCGCGACGCGGGCCGACCTCGGCGGCGTCGAGCGGGCCGTGCTGGGGCGTCAGGCGGCGGGCATGCGCCCGAGCGCGTAG